One window from the genome of Oculatellaceae cyanobacterium encodes:
- a CDS encoding DUF1499 domain-containing protein yields the protein MFAGKRPNNLGVNDGKLAPCPNTPNCVCSQDSDAGHKIEPLTYNSTAAEAIANLKQVIQSMPKTQIITENTNYLYAEFTSALMGFVDDVEFYLDDTAKVIHVRSASRLGKSDLGVNRNRIEAIRTKLKEIKS from the coding sequence ATGTTTGCAGGAAAAAGACCTAATAACCTGGGCGTTAATGATGGGAAATTAGCACCTTGCCCTAATACCCCCAACTGCGTTTGTAGCCAAGATTCAGATGCAGGACACAAAATTGAGCCATTAACTTATAACTCTACTGCGGCAGAAGCGATCGCAAATCTCAAGCAAGTGATCCAATCAATGCCCAAAACTCAAATCATCACAGAAAACACCAATTACCTCTATGCAGAATTTACCAGCGCCCTTATGGGTTTTGTTGATGACGTGGAATTTTATCTAGATGATACTGCAAAAGTCATCCATGTTCGTTCCGCTTCTCGTCTAGGCAAATCTGATTTAGGAGTCAACCGTAACAGAATTGAAGCCATTAGAACAAAACTGAAAGAAATCAAAAGTTAA
- a CDS encoding 2Fe-2S iron-sulfur cluster-binding protein encodes MPHYYKVKIHNRQTGTNHTLTVPDDRYILHSAENQGTELPFSCRNGACTTCAVRVKSGVIHQPEALGLSPHLREQGYALLCVSYARSDLEVETQDEDEVYELQFGRYFAKGKVRFGLPLDEE; translated from the coding sequence ATGCCCCATTACTATAAAGTTAAAATTCACAATCGCCAGACAGGTACTAATCATACCCTAACAGTGCCAGACGATCGCTATATTCTGCATAGCGCGGAAAATCAGGGAACAGAACTGCCTTTTTCGTGTCGTAATGGGGCTTGTACCACCTGTGCTGTGCGCGTTAAGTCAGGGGTGATTCACCAACCAGAAGCACTGGGACTTTCTCCCCATCTGCGCGAACAAGGTTATGCCTTGTTATGTGTAAGTTATGCTCGCTCTGATCTGGAAGTAGAGACGCAGGATGAGGATGAAGTCTACGAACTCCAGTTTGGTCGCTACTTTGCCAAAGGAAAAGTCAGATTTGGATTGCCGTTAGATGAGGAATAG
- a CDS encoding thermonuclease family protein, which produces MRNSNLEFWGQIQSQLRFHNFQLVHKRRLLILCCCLLLFGCQSNKQTQGTIVKIERVVSGQTLEWIDTSKQPALIDRVRLIGIEAPDLRQQPWGDQAKQQLEQMTGKINGQKLVFESVLLESDVEQVDQFGRKLAYVWKDGVLLNEQLVKEGYVLAVVRSPNHKYDQRLIRAQEYARLMGKGIWNPEQPMRLTPAEFKRQNK; this is translated from the coding sequence ATGAGGAATAGTAATTTAGAATTTTGGGGTCAAATTCAATCTCAACTCCGATTTCATAATTTTCAACTTGTACACAAAAGGCGATTGTTGATTTTATGCTGCTGCTTACTGCTGTTCGGTTGCCAATCGAATAAGCAAACTCAAGGCACAATTGTCAAGATCGAGCGGGTTGTCAGTGGTCAAACTCTAGAATGGATAGATACCAGTAAACAACCCGCATTAATTGATCGAGTGCGATTAATCGGCATTGAAGCACCAGATTTGCGACAACAGCCTTGGGGAGATCAGGCAAAACAACAGCTTGAGCAAATGACTGGGAAAATAAATGGTCAAAAGCTGGTATTTGAATCAGTTTTATTAGAGTCAGATGTGGAGCAAGTAGATCAATTTGGGCGAAAGCTTGCTTATGTATGGAAAGATGGAGTATTGCTCAATGAGCAGCTAGTAAAAGAAGGTTATGTATTAGCAGTAGTGCGATCGCCTAACCACAAGTACGATCAACGATTAATCCGCGCCCAAGAATACGCCCGACTCATGGGCAAGGGTATTTGGAATCCTGAACAGCCAATGCGGTTAACTCCTGCTGAATTCAAACGTCAAAACAAATAA